A single Dehalococcoidales bacterium DNA region contains:
- a CDS encoding UPF0182 family protein, whose translation MLLAVVSILALFILLNMAKGFYTDWLWFRDLGYGSVYGTVLGTKVLIFFVSAIIFSLLFLGNLLLAMRLAPGSGVSAWPWLIINQLQRVSRWSIIIGAVLVGLIFGMVAQENWLTILRFFNGQPFGINDPVFNKEIAFYVFSLPFLHLLRGWLMAVLIVTLLGCTGIYALSYVVQKARFDFARPVLIHIGGLLLAILGLFAWGYRLAIWELVFSERGVVFGASYADMHAKLPAQWVLFAVVIILVGFIVVAVVQRRVRWALYGLGGWIAAAIIVGSIFPAMVQRFQVQPNELARETPYIEYNIEYTREAFALDRVEEKSFPAEDMPSLEELAENTETIENIRLWDHRPLKDTYNQIQAIRLYYDFNDVDVDRYIVDGKYRQVMLSARELSAEKLSSEAQTWVNRRIQFTHGYGLAMSPVNEVTPEGLPELWVKDIPPVGDFQIERPQIYYGEKTDDYVIVGTKTEEFDYPAGGENIYGRYEGETGISLQGFIRRAAYAWQLGDFNILISSELTPESRLLLHRDIQERVRRLAPFLWLDDDPYLVIEDGRLLWIQDAYTVTDRYPYSQPLSNGMNYIRNSAKVVIDAYNGTTTFYIADAEDALIQTYQAIFPELFVAFEEMPEYLRAHRRYPEDMFNIQGAVYQTYHMQDARVFYNKEDLWAVPKEYYADREQLMEPYYITMRLPDEVESEFLLMLPYTPVNKNNTIGWLAARCDGDNYGNLLAYHFPKERLVYGPSQIENRIQQDTVITEQLALWGRGGSRVIRGNLLLVPVGRSNLYVEPVFLQAETGGLPELKRVIVAAGDQIAMAPTLEESIALVFGATPPPSVGPEPEPETVPEEETPTVSEPEVTVPAMLSDLIEEFRLHYDRAMDYQKAGDWAG comes from the coding sequence GTGCTCCTTGCTGTTGTGAGCATCCTCGCCCTGTTTATCCTGCTCAATATGGCCAAGGGGTTCTACACGGACTGGCTGTGGTTCAGGGACCTTGGCTATGGCAGTGTATACGGCACTGTTCTGGGTACGAAGGTACTCATCTTCTTTGTGTCAGCCATTATCTTCTCCCTTCTATTTCTCGGCAATCTGCTGCTGGCGATGCGTCTTGCACCAGGGAGCGGAGTGAGTGCCTGGCCGTGGCTTATCATCAATCAGCTGCAGCGAGTGTCCCGGTGGAGTATTATCATCGGTGCGGTGCTGGTGGGCCTGATATTCGGGATGGTAGCACAGGAAAACTGGCTTACAATACTCCGTTTCTTCAATGGGCAGCCCTTCGGCATCAACGACCCCGTCTTCAATAAGGAGATTGCCTTCTACGTATTCTCACTACCGTTTCTCCATTTGCTGCGCGGCTGGCTCATGGCGGTTTTGATTGTCACACTTCTTGGCTGTACCGGCATATATGCGCTCAGCTATGTCGTACAGAAGGCCCGGTTTGATTTCGCCCGCCCTGTACTTATCCACATCGGCGGACTGCTGCTTGCAATTCTTGGGCTCTTTGCCTGGGGTTATCGGCTCGCTATCTGGGAACTGGTATTCTCCGAGCGCGGGGTGGTTTTTGGTGCCAGCTATGCAGATATGCACGCCAAGCTGCCGGCGCAGTGGGTCCTCTTCGCAGTGGTTATCATTCTTGTAGGATTTATCGTGGTTGCCGTAGTCCAGCGCAGGGTTCGCTGGGCCCTCTATGGGCTAGGTGGCTGGATAGCCGCCGCCATAATCGTCGGCAGTATATTCCCGGCGATGGTACAACGCTTCCAGGTCCAACCCAACGAGCTGGCCCGGGAGACACCCTACATCGAGTACAACATCGAGTATACGCGTGAGGCGTTTGCCCTGGACAGGGTGGAGGAAAAGTCCTTCCCTGCGGAGGACATGCCCAGTCTTGAGGAGTTGGCTGAGAACACTGAGACAATTGAAAATATCCGGCTGTGGGACCACCGCCCGCTTAAGGATACCTACAACCAGATACAGGCGATTCGGCTCTACTACGATTTTAACGATGTCGATGTGGACCGGTATATCGTAGACGGCAAATACCGACAGGTAATGTTGTCAGCACGGGAGTTATCTGCGGAGAAGCTGTCTTCCGAGGCACAGACATGGGTGAACCGGCGAATCCAGTTTACCCACGGTTACGGTCTGGCTATGAGTCCGGTCAACGAAGTAACTCCGGAAGGTCTCCCTGAGTTGTGGGTGAAGGATATTCCGCCAGTGGGCGACTTCCAGATTGAGCGTCCCCAGATATACTACGGTGAGAAGACGGATGACTACGTGATTGTGGGCACGAAGACAGAGGAGTTCGACTACCCGGCAGGTGGCGAAAACATCTATGGTCGCTACGAGGGCGAGACCGGCATCAGCCTGCAGGGTTTTATTCGGCGTGCGGCTTACGCCTGGCAACTGGGCGATTTCAATATCCTGATAAGCAGCGAATTGACGCCTGAGAGTCGTCTCCTTCTCCACCGTGATATTCAGGAAAGGGTGAGACGCCTGGCACCGTTCCTGTGGCTGGATGATGACCCTTACCTGGTGATAGAGGACGGCAGGCTACTGTGGATTCAGGATGCCTATACCGTAACCGACCGCTATCCCTATTCCCAGCCACTTAGTAACGGGATGAACTATATCCGGAACAGCGCCAAGGTGGTGATTGATGCCTATAATGGCACCACGACGTTCTACATTGCCGACGCCGAAGACGCCTTAATCCAGACCTACCAGGCAATATTCCCGGAGCTCTTCGTCGCTTTTGAGGAGATGCCGGAGTACCTACGGGCCCATCGCCGCTATCCCGAGGACATGTTCAATATCCAGGGGGCCGTCTACCAGACATACCACATGCAGGACGCCCGTGTCTTCTATAACAAGGAAGACCTGTGGGCCGTACCTAAGGAATACTACGCCGATCGTGAGCAGTTGATGGAGCCTTACTATATCACCATGCGGCTTCCGGATGAGGTTGAATCCGAGTTTCTCCTGATGCTGCCCTATACTCCGGTGAACAAGAACAATACTATCGGCTGGCTTGCCGCCCGTTGTGATGGCGACAACTACGGCAATCTGCTCGCCTATCATTTCCCCAAGGAGAGGCTGGTTTACGGCCCCAGCCAGATAGAGAATCGTATCCAGCAGGATACTGTCATCACGGAGCAGCTTGCCCTGTGGGGGCGCGGCGGCTCCCGGGTTATCCGCGGTAACCTGCTGCTGGTACCGGTTGGCAGGTCAAACCTGTATGTGGAGCCGGTGTTTCTCCAGGCCGAGACCGGCGGGCTCCCCGAGTTAAAGCGGGTAATTGTTGCTGCCGGTGACCAGATTGCCATGGCGCCGACTCTGGAAGAGAGTATTGCCCTGGTGTTTGGTGCCACTCCACCACCCTCGGTAGGGCCGGAACCCGAACCGGAGACGGTACCGGAAGAAGAAACGCCC